Below is a window of Burkholderia cepacia DNA.
CCGCGAACGACGCGACCAGGATCACGTCGCGACCGGGCAGCGCCTCGGGCAGCGACAGCGCGATCGCGAGCGTCACGACGCCGCGCATCCCGGCCCAGCTCATGATCGTCGCGGCCTTCCAGTCGGGTGCTTCGCCGCGCCGTGCGAACCCGCGCACCGGCCACTTCAGCGCCTCGACCGCATAGATCCACACGAAGCGCGACACGATCACCGCCGCCAGCACCGCGGCCACCGGCGGCACCATCGTGGCAAGCACCTGCTCGAAACCGCCGAGCCGGTGAATCGCGCCGCGCAGCGACAGCCCGATCAGCACGAACACCATCGATTCGAGCAGGAACACGATGACCTGCCAGAACGCGGTGCCGCGCGTGCGCACGGCCGCCGAGAACACCTCGTGCTGATGCCAGCCGATGATCATGCCGGCCGTGACGGTCGCGATCACGCCCGACACCTCGAGCATTTCGCCCGCGATGTACGCGATCCAGCCGGCGATCACCGCGACGGTGATCACGAGATAGTCGTCGTCGAGCAGCTTCAGGAACCACACGACGAGCTTGCCGACCACGAAGCCGACCACCACGCCGCCGAGCCCGAGCTCCGCGAAACGCACGACCGCATGCTCGAGGCTGAACGCGCCGGTGAGCGCAGCCGCGACCGCGAAGCGGAACAGCACGAGGCCGGCCGCGTCGTTCAGCAGGCTCTCGCCTTCGAGCAGCACCATCAGCCGGCGCGGCAGCGCGACGCGTTCGAGCACGGCTTTCGCGGCGACCGCGTCGGGCGGCGACACGATCGCGCCGAGCGCGAAGCACGCGGCCCAAGGCAGCGCCGGCACGACCCAGTGCACGGCAAAGCCGACCGCGAACGTCGTGAACACGACCGCGCCGATCGCGAGCATCAGGATGCCGCCGACGTTGCGCTTGAACTCCTCCCACACGGAGAAGTACGCGCCGTCCATCAGCAGCGGCGGCAGAAACACCAGCAGCACCAGCTCGGGATCGAGGTTGATCGGCGGCAGGCCGGGAATGAACGCGATACCGATGCCGCCGATCAGCAGCGCGGCCGCGGGCGGCAGCCGCAGCCGCTTGGCGATGCATTCGAGCGCGACGATCGCGAGGAATGACAACAGAACCAGCTTGAATGCCGAGACGGGGGACATGAATCG
It encodes the following:
- a CDS encoding Na+/H+ antiporter, with amino-acid sequence MSPVSAFKLVLLSFLAIVALECIAKRLRLPPAAALLIGGIGIAFIPGLPPINLDPELVLLVFLPPLLMDGAYFSVWEEFKRNVGGILMLAIGAVVFTTFAVGFAVHWVVPALPWAACFALGAIVSPPDAVAAKAVLERVALPRRLMVLLEGESLLNDAAGLVLFRFAVAAALTGAFSLEHAVVRFAELGLGGVVVGFVVGKLVVWFLKLLDDDYLVITVAVIAGWIAYIAGEMLEVSGVIATVTAGMIIGWHQHEVFSAAVRTRGTAFWQVIVFLLESMVFVLIGLSLRGAIHRLGGFEQVLATMVPPVAAVLAAVIVSRFVWIYAVEALKWPVRGFARRGEAPDWKAATIMSWAGMRGVVTLAIALSLPEALPGRDVILVASFAVILVTVLLQGTTIGPLIRLLRLPQREERAAHHLTEPQTWAHVEAAQLAAIQPLVRDENGVVIHPRLLEQYTYRAELTERAKDEPEYPAEVRTAHYDVVLAAIRAGRAELLRLHRSGRIHDEMLHTLERDLDLQEVSAQHARG